The following are encoded together in the Nitrospirota bacterium genome:
- a CDS encoding LemA family protein yields MKKLVIVLGAILLIGLIFLSSIFSTYNRLVQMNESIKGSWAQVDNQLQRRFDLIPNLVNTVKGYAAHEKEILEAVANARARIGSAQTTEQKINANQEMTSALSRLLVVVENYPNLKADLTFQRLMDELAGTENRISVERKRYNDNVQTFNQEIKMFPSSIVASFFNFKEAPYFKIQEEAKSVPKVDFSKP; encoded by the coding sequence ATGAAAAAGTTAGTGATCGTTCTGGGCGCAATTCTTCTAATCGGGCTGATTTTTCTTTCGTCCATATTTTCCACCTATAACCGTCTGGTCCAGATGAACGAGTCGATCAAAGGCTCCTGGGCTCAGGTCGACAATCAGCTTCAACGCCGATTTGACCTGATTCCCAACCTGGTCAACACGGTCAAGGGATATGCGGCCCACGAAAAGGAGATCCTGGAAGCGGTTGCCAACGCCAGGGCAAGGATAGGAAGCGCTCAGACGACGGAACAGAAGATCAACGCCAACCAGGAGATGACTTCGGCGCTCTCCAGACTTCTGGTCGTTGTTGAAAACTATCCCAATCTAAAAGCTGACCTGACTTTTCAGAGGCTAATGGACGAACTGGCAGGGACGGAGAACCGGATTTCTGTCGAAAGAAAACGGTATAACGATAACGTTCAGACCTTCAATCAGGAAATCAAGATGTTTCCATCCAGCATTGTTGCATCCTTCTTTAATTTTAAAGAGGCGCCCTATTTTAAGATTCAGGAAGAGGCCAAATCCGTGCCCAAGGTGGATTTTTCGAAACCATAA
- a CDS encoding TPM domain-containing protein: protein MFFLLLFIFSVLPAHAELKQSFPAPIGYVNDFAGMLDPASTSEMERLISDFEKKTRIEISVVTISTFEPFATLDEYANELFKSWKIGKEKEDNGILLIAAQKEKRIRIEVGYGMEEIIPDGLAGEVIRSQIRPQFKEGKYGAGMMLGVNSIIQIVASKKGIPLDGKRQIGKKSILDHPLFFNGVVLVLVILFLLSRLLFSPFSRRNGPGGFWGSGGGGFGGGFGGFGGSGGGGFGGFGGGGSGGGGASGDW from the coding sequence ATGTTTTTCCTGCTGCTCTTTATTTTCTCCGTTCTACCGGCCCATGCGGAACTCAAACAGTCCTTTCCTGCCCCAATCGGATATGTCAACGATTTTGCCGGCATGCTCGACCCCGCTTCCACCTCCGAAATGGAAAGATTGATTTCCGATTTTGAAAAGAAGACGCGGATTGAAATTTCGGTCGTGACCATTTCGACTTTTGAACCGTTTGCCACGCTCGATGAATACGCCAACGAGTTATTCAAGAGCTGGAAAATCGGAAAGGAGAAGGAGGATAATGGAATTCTCCTGATTGCCGCCCAAAAGGAAAAACGGATTCGGATCGAAGTGGGTTACGGAATGGAAGAAATCATCCCTGACGGTCTCGCCGGAGAGGTCATCCGGAGTCAGATTCGTCCTCAGTTTAAAGAGGGGAAATATGGTGCCGGAATGATGCTTGGCGTCAATTCGATCATTCAGATCGTCGCCAGCAAGAAAGGAATTCCACTTGACGGGAAAAGACAAATAGGTAAGAAATCGATTCTCGATCACCCTCTTTTTTTTAACGGGGTGGTTTTGGTGCTGGTCATCCTGTTCTTGCTGAGCCGACTCCTCTTTTCTCCCTTTTCAAGACGAAACGGACCGGGTGGTTTCTGGGGAAGCGGAGGAGGAGGATTTGGCGGTGGATTCGGTGGATTTGGTGGCTCGGGTGGGGGTGGTTTTGGAGGATTTGGAGGGGGGGGGAGTGGGGGAGGAGGCGCATCCGGCGACTGGTAA